The following are encoded in a window of Impatiens glandulifera chromosome 5, dImpGla2.1, whole genome shotgun sequence genomic DNA:
- the LOC124940244 gene encoding BAHD acyltransferase DCR, translating to MPSSSVFITSKSTVIPNQKSAIKSLKLSISDLPMLSCHYIQKGVLLTRPPSIPIESLIHLLKLSLSTTLTHFPALAGRLDTDSYGHVHIICSDAGVDFVHAKAKHFFINDLLSPNDVPSVFKQFFTMDNTLSYAGHKNPLAAVQVTELGDGIFIGCTVNHAVTDGTSFWNFFNTFAEITKGVKKISKSPDFCRDTLFNSPAVLKFPVGGPTATFSTDQPLRERIFHFSREAILKMKYRANRKLEISETQWDKNGKTDEISSFQSLCAQLWRSVTRARGLQPIKLTTFRMAVNCRHRLTPSLNALYFGNAIQSIPTVAEAGDLLSLDLQWTADLLHRNVVAHDDSTVRRGISDWESNPRLFPLGNPDGSSITMGSSPRFPMYDNDFGWGRPVAVRSGKANKFDGKISAFPGREGGGSVDLEVVLSPETMARLEEDMEYMQYVC from the coding sequence ATGCCTTCTTCATCAGTATTTATAACTTCCAAATCCACAGTCATTCCAAAtcaaaaatccgccattaaatcACTCAAGCTTTCAATTTCCGATCTTCCCATGCTCTCATGTCACTATATCCAAAAGGGTGTTTTACTCACTCGTCCCCCATCAATTCCAATCGAATCACTAATCCATCTCCTCAAGCTTTCACTCTCAACAACCCTAACCCACTTCCCTGCCCTCGCCGGCCGTCTTGATACTGATTCCTATGGACACGTTCACATCATTTGCTCCGACGCCGGTGTTGATTTTGTTCATGCCAAAGCCAAACATTTCTTCATCAATGATCTTCTTTCACCTAATGATGTTCCATCTGTTTTCAAACAGTTTTTTACCATGGATAACACTCTTAGCTACGCCGGCCATAAGAACCCACTTGCAGCTGTTCAAGTTACAGAACTTGGAGATGGAATCTTCATCGGATGTACAGTTAATCATGCTGTAACCGACGGCACATCATTCTGGAATTTCTTCAATACATTTGCAGAGATCACAAAAGGGGTCAAAAAGATATCGAAATCACCTGATTTTTGCAGGGATACTTTGTTTAACTCGCCGGCGGTTCTGAAATTTCCGGTTGGTGGACCAACCGCGACATTCTCCACCGATCAACCGTTGAGAGAACGGATATTTCATTTCAGTAGGGAAGCGATATTGAAGATGAAATACAGAGCAAATCGGAAACTTGAGATTTCAGAAACGCAATGGGATAAAAATGGAAAAACTGATGAGATTTCATCTTTTCAATCTCTTTGCGCTCAGCTATGGAGATCGGTAACACGCGCTAGGGGATTACAACCCATAAAATTGACAACTTTCAGAATGGCGGTTAACTGTCGCCATCGCCTGACGCCGTCGCTTAACGCGCTCTATTTTGGAAACGCGATTCAGAGCATCCCGACCGTTGCTGAAGCCGGAGATCTACTCTCTCTAGATCTACAATGGACGGCAGATCTACTTCACCGGAACGTCGTTGCCCACGACGATTCCACTGTCCGGCGAGGAATCAGTGATTGGGAATCAAACCCACGTTTATTCCCACTTGGAAACCCAGATGGATCTTCAATAACGATGGGAAGTTCGCCGAGATTTCCGATGTACGATAACGATTTCGGATGGGGTCGGCCGGTGGCGGTAAGAAGTGGGAAAGCTAATAAATTTGACGGGAAGATATCGGCTTTTCCCGGAAGGGAAGGCGGCGGATCGGTGGATCTGGAGGTGGTTTTGTCGCCGGAGACTATGGCTAGGCTGGAGGAGGATATGGAATACATGCAGTACGTGTGTTGA